The Amycolatopsis coloradensis sequence GCGAGCGGGATCAGCAGCACCGTGATGGTGGTCAGCAGGTCCGCACCGACGCTCGCCCGGCGTGTGCCGACGCGGTCCACGATCGGCCCGCCCAGCAGTGCCGCGACCATCAGTCCCAGCACCTCGGCCGCGGTGACGAGACCGGTCTTGGTGCCGCTGCCCGTGCTCTGCAGCACGAACCAGGGAATCGCGAGCAACGTCATCATCACCCCGGCCGAGGAGGTCCCCGAAGCCACGACCAGAGCCCCCAGTGGCATCCGGCTCATGGCGTCTCCGGCCGGGACTTCCTCGGGAAGGCCGCCCAGTGCACACGGACCTGGGTGTCGCCGTCCTTCTCCGGACGGCGGTACCGGCCGATCACCTCGAGGATTTCGTCGCTCAACGCGGCGGCCTCGTCCGGTGTCAGCGACAGCGGCGAATCGTGGAAGCTGACCTTGTCGATCCACTCGTCGGCCCAGTCCCGCACTTCGGCGACGAACTGCGCTTCGGCCGCGTAGCGCCGCTCGATCATCGTGTGGGCGTAGGCGTTGAAGGGACCCGCGAGGTCGGGATCGTCGATGAAGTCCTTGGTCCGCATCTGGTCCCCCTCGTGCACCGCCCTCCACCACCGGTCGCGCCTGCTGCCGCGCTCGGTGTCCTCCGTGATCAGCCCGGATTCGGCCAGCTGACGCAGATGCCAGCTCGTGGTCCCGGAACTCTCCCCCGCCCGTTTCGCCAGTCCGGACGCCGTCGCCGGTCCGTCCTCCCGCAGCAACTCCAGGATCTTGACGCGCAGTGGATGCGACAGCGCCCGCAGGATGCGGCCGTCGACCCGCGCGAGATACCTCTCGCTCTTCCCCATGCGCTCCACCCTACGACCGCAGAGAGTTCTTTGCAAAGAGTTCTCTGCGATTGACTCTTGAAATGAGCCCATTCTGGAGTTTGACTTCAAGTTAAGTGCAGGTTTTACGGTCTTGGGCATGACAACGAACTCGCCTTACCAACTCGCCGTCGTGATCAGCAGCGTCCGCGAAGGCCGCTTCGCTCCCGTCGTCGCGAACTGGTTCCTCGACCGCGCCAAACAGCGCGACGACGTCACCCTGTCCGTCATCGACCTGGCCGAAGCCCCCGGTGATCTCTCCCCCGGTGTCGCCGGCGCGGACGCCGTCGTCGTGATCGTCCCCGAGTACAACCACAGCTACCCCGGCCCGCTCAAGACCGCGCTCGACGCCACGGGCCCCGAATGGCACGGGAAACCGGTCGCCTTCGTTTCCTACGGCGGAATCTCGGGCGGCCTGCGCGCGGTGGAGCACCTGCGTCCGGTCTTCGCCGAACTCCACGCCGCGACGATCCGCGAGACCGTGAGCTTCCCCTACGCCTGGAACCACTTCGGCCCGGACGGTGAGCACGACGACTTCGAAGGCGCCTCCGCCGCCGCAACCACGCTGCTGAATCAGCTGAACTGGTGGGCCAACGCCCTCCGCGACGCGCGCCGAGTGCGGCCCTACGCGGCCTGACGCGTCCGTGGAGGACCCGGCTGGGGGTCGGGTCCTTCACGGACATCCGGGGCGGGACATGGCAGGCTGTCCGCGTGACCGGACCACTCGCTCTCCTCGATTCCGCGAGCCTCTACTTCCGCTCGTTCTACGCACTGCCCGATTCGATGACCGCCCCCGACGGGACACCGGTCAACGCGGTGCGCGGGTTCACCGACACCGTCGCGCGGATTCTCGTCGACCGGCGGCCTTCCCGGCTCGTGGCGTGCCTCGACGCGGACTGGCGGCCGAAGTTCCGCACCGATCTGCTGCCCAGCTACAAGGCGCACCGGGTGGCCGAAGAGGTCCCGGAAGGCAGCGATGTCGAAGAGGTGCCGGACACCCTGACGCCCCAGGTGCCGATC is a genomic window containing:
- a CDS encoding helix-turn-helix domain-containing protein codes for the protein MGKSERYLARVDGRILRALSHPLRVKILELLREDGPATASGLAKRAGESSGTTSWHLRQLAESGLITEDTERGSRRDRWWRAVHEGDQMRTKDFIDDPDLAGPFNAYAHTMIERRYAAEAQFVAEVRDWADEWIDKVSFHDSPLSLTPDEAAALSDEILEVIGRYRRPEKDGDTQVRVHWAAFPRKSRPETP
- a CDS encoding NAD(P)H-dependent oxidoreductase, translating into MTTNSPYQLAVVISSVREGRFAPVVANWFLDRAKQRDDVTLSVIDLAEAPGDLSPGVAGADAVVVIVPEYNHSYPGPLKTALDATGPEWHGKPVAFVSYGGISGGLRAVEHLRPVFAELHAATIRETVSFPYAWNHFGPDGEHDDFEGASAAATTLLNQLNWWANALRDARRVRPYAA